CTGATTGTGTGCTTCCTTGCCTACTGGACCTGGATCTGATCTAAGACTTCTCAGACTCTGCAATGCCACCTGCGTCTCCTGAGCTTTGAATCCTTTCATTAATGAAGGCTCTATGCTTTCTTCCATTGTTGACTTGTCAGAAGCAAATGGCATCATGGTAAATGAGTCCTCCATTACATCAGAAATTTCCACATATTGACTGGTAGATATAATCTCATCTGCGCTGAAACCAAAGGATGCTCGGTAAGCTTCTATTTCTTCCACATCTTGCTTAGGACTTCTAGCATGCCTACTCTGATGTCCATTTCCGCCATTAGATTGAACATCTGAATCTTTTGAAACACTTAATCTCCCACCATTATGAGGAAATGGAGGATTTTGGTCCAAATAGAATTGTGCATAGGTAGCAGGGCAAAAGAAATTTGTATCTTGTGATGCCATAGTGACACCATTTGTGTCATGCCCTGACACCCTCCCAGACCCAGTTCTCTGATACTTTCCATTCTCGGGAGATAGTGATGAATCCCACTGTGGACGGAACTCTCGTTCAGGAAAAGAAGATGATAAACAGTCACCCGAGTTCCTTGATATTGGAGATATAAGGCTACTGGCAGGACTTCCAGGGTAGAGTGAATATGTAGCTTGAAGATCATTTGCAGTGATGTAGTTACCCTTGTCACTGTTTTTGAGATCCACTGAAGATGAGAGAAAATGAGCAAAAGGTACATCTGGGGAAGAGGGAGTCGTTAAATGAGCCAACTCAGGTGGAGGAGTGAGAGGTGCAGTAGATGGTTCAGtagtgaaatttgaaaagacTGGAGGAGACACCAGCTGCATTTCATGAGCATATGGTCCTGTGGCATACATTGTAGATGAAGGACCACCAGGTGAGTTAGCAGATAAGGATAAGAAACAACTAGGTGATTGTGCAGTGGAAGGAAGGGCAGAATGTGTGAAGGATGCTGGTGAAGAAGGTGGGGCTAAGAGAGAAGGAGCTAGTCCTGTGGCTTGATTGGTCAACCCAATCACTTGAGGTCCATTTGGCTGAGAGGCTGGCCCACTACTGTCAGGAATGCGAGATGCAGGTACAATGCGCTTCCC
The genomic region above belongs to Glycine max cultivar Williams 82 chromosome 14, Glycine_max_v4.0, whole genome shotgun sequence and contains:
- the LOC100807769 gene encoding uncharacterized protein At1g76660 — encoded protein: MGSEQNRFPLHERRKRWGGCWGAFSCFNSQKGGKRIVPASRIPDSSGPASQPNGPQVIGLTNQATGLAPSLLAPPSSPASFTHSALPSTAQSPSCFLSLSANSPGGPSSTMYATGPYAHEMQLVSPPVFSNFTTEPSTAPLTPPPELAHLTTPSSPDVPFAHFLSSSVDLKNSDKGNYITANDLQATYSLYPGSPASSLISPISRNSGDCLSSSFPEREFRPQWDSSLSPENGKYQRTGSGRVSGHDTNGVTMASQDTNFFCPATYAQFYLDQNPPFPHNGGRLSVSKDSDVQSNGGNGHQSRHARSPKQDVEEIEAYRASFGFSADEIISTSQYVEISDVMEDSFTMMPFASDKSTMEESIEPSLMKGFKAQETQVALQSLRSLRSDPGPVGKEAHNQAPICPGCEDHTSQGHCSNNSGLSTPEKRTLVDDEDIFSKMESSRICRKYQMGLSCSDAEVDYRRGRSLREGKGM